In Balaenoptera ricei isolate mBalRic1 chromosome 4, mBalRic1.hap2, whole genome shotgun sequence, the genomic stretch GTGACCTAATAGTCAATCGGGACTATAGGAAGATGGTGTGCTGACAGGAACATCTGAGAACTTCGCCTCATGAATTTCTAATTGTGCACAGGAAAGCAGGCAGGAGTTAACATTCAGACAACATAGCAATGGGGGGAAGGTAGTGTGTGAGCCGGGGAACCCTCCAGGTGAGCTTCCCAAAGTATTAGTCAAAATGGTGCCCGtccacagagagatggaaaccaCTGTTCTACAGGGGCCCAGACACAAAGCCTACTGCCGTGAATGGATTTCTAGAAACCCCAGGATTAAGGTACATACACAACCACCCGAAATATGAGGTAGAAAATGAGAATTGCCACAAATGAGAGATGATGTTAGGGATTCTGAGAAGAAAGAGATAACTTCTAGCTGGGGACAGTGGATTTGGGGTTGAGTAGTATAAATTTTGGAGAGGAAGTGACATTGGAGCTGTGTCTTACATGGTTTTGACCTACAGAGGTGGGAAAAGAGaattcctggtggagggcacagCCAAAGGGAAAAGACAACGTCTCTAAAGCAGGGGGCTTGGCCGCTGTCTCAGGTAGTCATTTATGGAAGTAAAGGGtgtaggaaggaaagaagtagaaaatcaaaatgaaaaggagatTTAAGATTAGACCCAAAAGGCTGTTTAAAAATTCATCATTGCATAAATCTACATAAATGTAGATCTGCAGAAATGAAAATTGTTAAGGGAAATTTTGGATATTTGGCTATATGCACAATCTTTTAAGGCAAGTGTCTTGGAAGACAGTTATTCCATGCCATTTAACATTAGAAGCAGGGTAGTGGGTAGACGGACCACAGCCCTGCCCGGGACCAATGGGCAGCTCAGAGTCAGTGCGCCTGGTCCCGCTGCCCTGGAACTGTGTGGTCCTGGGCAGGATCCTGAGCAACAGCAGGCACCTCACGCTCCATCCAGTTCTACAGAGAATATTCAGAAGGAGGTATTAACAGCCAATTTTTCTTTGTAATGAAAGGGAGGCAGAGCATATTACTAGTTTCGAGTCAAAATAATGGAGCATAAAAATGTTTCACCTTATGAAATTACTTCATCCTtatgaaattatttcattatgAAATAATTTCATGCTATGTGATTTGTCTGCCAGTGCGAGCATTTGGCTGGTACATCAGTCGACTGACAGATATATTCTAACTTCAACAATCTgaccattttaaaaagtatgagtGAGAAAGAAATTCATTCAGCTGATATAACTGCAGTTCTAATTTCAGATCTTCTTGGCCTCACTAAATATCTCTCATAATATTTAtggtttgatttttatatttccagcaataaaaaggaaagtttgCCATGAGAAATTAACTGATAAATTGtaataaagcaaaattaaatagaGAAAGTTAAGTCATTGATAAATAATGTCATACATTCATTTTGCGTTTCAGAACCCAGTATATACTTAATTTCTCCAGCATGTACCATTAGCATATTGATGCTCATTAGATGGCTTAGTTCATGtgtaaagaatgtaaaataatgaaggaagggagtttatttttttgttttcagaaatgcATACAAAAATAGCTGACCTATCACATTATTACCTAAACCGTTACTAATGGCTTCCTGAAAGTGGCCACAAAAGTGACAGAAATAAAAGCTTTACGTCCTCAGAAGAATCTCGTATTCATGGTCTGGAATAGAGTCTAGCTCTATTTTCCTTGTAAATGGCCTCTTAACGCACCCGAAGTTGTCAGAGGGAACACAAGTGCCTCACCCCAGGGGTCCTTTTGGCCCGGCCCAATTCAGTGAGGAAGTGAGAGTCTTCCCACCCTTTTTAACCAGACTTGGATTCACAAGCCTTGGATCCCACCTTCAGCGCAGCCACCAACTTACTCTGCAGGATGTTTTTAACCTCTCTTCGCCTGGAAAAAGGGATAAGAATAACTTCAACCCATTTCACAGGAATGTAgggaggagaaaacaaaacaatgcatGGAGAAGTACTCTGAAAGCTGAAAGGCCAAATACAAACATAGATGTTATTATTTTCCTAAGAGCCTGAATATACTCAATCTTTTGTTTCTAACTTCAAGCATGGGAGAaagatttctgtttccttttgtgCCTAAATTGAACAAAAGGTACAAACCATCTCACTCTGACTTTTCTCCTACTTCAAGCATTTGGCTTGAAGAAAGCCTCTTGTCAGCGAGCTGCCGACCCACAGAGTTGAAAGGAAAGCCAGACTGTACTCCAAGTCTGGCGAGTGGAGGTGGAGAAAACAGGAAAGAGTGCTGGAACTTTCCTGGTCTCCAGGGAAAGATTGAGCAGGACTGCAGAGGTAACTGTATTCACACAACCGGTTACAGACCCTGCAGGGAACCGGATTTGGCTTACAACTGAACAACAGTGAGGCATGGCTTGACGCTTCTTAAAGCCAACCTATGAGAGGGTCTCAGCTGTGGAGGTAGAAATTACACAGGCTTTGTCCCAAGCATAAGAGATGACGTGTGAAGGGTCCTCCCAGCTGGGGAACTGGTCCCCATGAAGTTTCCCCTGCCTGGAGCACATCGTTTCTCTTAGGCTTGTCCTTTCCTAAGGAGCTCTTTCTTAGGGAGACCGTTCCAGCTgacacctccaccccaccccagcccagaccCCATCCAGCGTAAAAACTCAGAGCCCCTGAATTTCTCCTTTATAATCATTGATCTTCGCCTGGAATTAGTGATTCATTAATTTGACTGATTAGcagtctgtttttctctctcccctcccccagcaagcTCCCTGAAAACAGGGAACCCTTTGATTTCATAGTGTCACCAAAACAGAGCAGAATGCCCAGTTCAGAGtgggccctcaataaatatttattaaatgaatgatgaAAGAAATACAATTTGAAGAGAACTTCAAAGCAGAATATTTCAGATCACAAATCATTTCTAGGTAGGCCCATTTATGCAAATATACACTATTTATCATAAAACCCTCAATTTACTGGTGCTCAGGGAGACCATACTGCAAATGGAGGGAGACCGTAAAATGAGCAGGCAAGTTAGTAGGAAGGAAAAATGCTGCACACCCGAAAAGGGGGTTCTTAGAGACTGGATGGTTTACAAGGTCCTAACTGCCCACGTTTAGACCTTAAGAAGGAGGGACGAGAACAGGGCAGAGCTATTGCTTCCCAGGTTTAAAGGCACGAACTCCCAGTCAGCAGACATCAGAGAGAAACTCCCTTCTGGACCAGGCACCATGTGACAGAACAGAAAGTTGCGTGATGGGGCCACCCACTCTTTCTCAAGCTATCAGGACAGCTTCCAGAAGCACAGGTGAAACAGCAGCCAGTTTGGTTGTGTTCTGTTTACTTTCTTCTGTTCTAAAATGTTGAAAAGTATGGCTCATTAGGCATTCATTCACATGAATGTAAGTAACGAGGaagatacatttttcaaaaaatattcttcaagCACCACAGCAAGATAAAGCAGTTaattgttcttaatttttatcAAGCTGTACTCCAAGAGACCATGCTTTTTGGATAAAAGTCAGTCCCCATCCCcctttcatctgtttttttaCTCTTGCACACACTTATTTACACACAATTTAGTgccaattttcaacaaaataaggtttctttttaatttttacattgtgATCTTCCTTTATCTTTCAATTATTCTATGGAACATATAATTAAATACCATCTTCCTCACTAAGTGGCTTGAATTTATGACTTCCTGAGAGctaacacatttatttttgtgttaaacaaatataaagaataagGACGCTGAGTAGTGAAGATCATGTCTTTTCTGGGGCTTTTAAAGCTAtagagtttcttttctttccttcaaaagGTTGTACACAATAAATTACattgcaaataaaaatgaattaagtgAGACTgagagatcagagaagaaataaagaggcGCCGGTTTCTGTAGAGGGTCTTTAATGGATGATGCTTTGGGACTatcaatttggaaagaaaaaaaatcaaataaaaatccaTTCTATACTCATTTTGCAGACCTcatccttttctttgttttcatataaATAACCCTgccaatgttttattttatataagatCTATACTGTTTTTCTACTGTGTCCTAATGGTCTGCAAACAAATTCTAACTCTCTTAAAGGCAAacagaaattaaacaaattaaatgctGTTTGTTAAGtaatttcaaaataacaataaGCAGGACACTTTCACTTATGCATCATCCATCGTACAACTTCCCCTTTACTTTCGCCATTGCTCCTACTATGACTAGCAGAAATCCTAAAAGATCAGATAATAAAAACCCAAAGAGATCTTCACACTTTTTTCAATTTCATACTCAAAGTCCATCTCAATCTGTGAATTGCTTTCACCTTTGAGACTGTTTGAAACCcattaattttattcctcctTTGGGAAAGTAAGAACAAGTCATGATCACAGAGGAAACGgccatttctttccctctgtggAATCTCTCCTTTACTGTACTCCATTTAGCAGTGGCTAGGACTGCAGACCTGGGTTTATTCCATGCTCGGGAGGAATCATTTATTTCTCCATAATGCTGAGCACCTGGCAGAGTTCCTTGAATATAGAAAATGTTCAAtgcaaatttggcaaaagaaagggtgaatgaaagaataatacaattttcattgttttaaaatgaatcaTTTCCACCCTGTTATCTTACTACAGTTTGAAACCCCTTGTCAGTCAGTCTTTACAAAATAGGTTTTAGGCCTCCCTATAGAGAAACAGATGATGGCACAGAGAAATATTGTGGCTTTAGGAGAGCTTAGAAAGAAGGACCTGTGCTCTACTAAGCTTCACATGACGTAGTTTTGTCTGAGTGACActtttgagatttttcctttgcttttatatttttcctttgctttcctaTATTTTTGCTTTCCTATATTATATTTGCTTTCctatatttttcctttgcttttacttttttctctcaaTGACTATGGAATTTCCCGTTTGGTCAAGTGTTTAAGGGGACCAGGTGTTTAAGGGGTGAGGGAGTTAATTAATCCTACAAAGATGACTGTTTCAGTCTGCCTTAATAGAAGCACAGGTTCCTGGTGCTCTAAGGCCACCACCCAGCAGATGCGCCTGTGTCAGGGACCGTGTAACTGCCATCCCTCCCGTGTGTGCCAAGGAGCTTAACCACGGAGCGGTGACTACTTGCCTCCATGTGCTAAATGGGAGCACAGACTCCCTTTAAGGCAAACTTTGCAAACAAGAGTAACCTTGAAAAAGACCCTTTAGACGCAGATCAACGCTCAGGAACGTTGCCAACCACTTACACTCCCCTTTGACACTTCACAGATGTGTTACTTACGCTGGGGAAGAGGCCTCCTTCTACCCCAAACCCAAATCCCTGCTCTGTCCCTTGAGCTCAGTGGGGGCTTGTCGGATGAGCCCCTGGGGAAATAGGCACGCCTTCTCTCCTTGGTCAACTTGGGTCACTTTGGCGGAGTCCTCCCTGACCCTCTGGGAATACTTCCGTGGTGTTGTGACCTTAGTCTCTCCGGAGAATTCTCTATCTGTTCTGGAGGTCTCCTGTGGGTACCGGATTTCCAGCCCCCTGGATCTGCCTGAAAGCAGAACCACCCGGCGGTCTCCAACCCCCCCAAGCTCTGGGACTGCTGCGGGGCTGCGCTAGCCATTAATGGCCATCATCCATTTTTAATCAGAAAGATCACAAGAAGGATGGTAAGCGAATCCCAGTCGCAAGTCAATTTAAACAACATTCCCGGGGAAATCCAATCATTTAAAACTGAAACACCTACGCGAGCAAGAGCCCCCACCCGAGTGGCGGGGAAGAGCGAGACGGCTGACTTAATCAAGATCAGGGGGCTCCCAGGCTGAGCGCAGAGCGTTAACCCTTCCAGCGCCGGAGGGTGCCAAGGGGGGCTTGGAAGAGCGCGGCCGGCCGGGGCCAAGATGCCCACGGCAGCCCCACGCAGGCTGCCCCTGCCATCTGGGGCGGTTCCGGACGCCCTGCGCCCGGCCTGGGCGGCTGGGCGCGCGGGGTTAAGGTCAGAAGCTCAGGAGGCTGTTCAGGCGCGGGAAGCGGCCGCCTCCCGCAGCCTCGGCGCGCCTCGGGCTCCTCCTTCCGCCCAAGCGTGGCCAAGTGAGGACTGCTCCGGCCGCAGGTAGCAGAGGCAAGGGAGGCGGCGCGCGGGACCCGAGCGGAGCGCCCGGGGAGGGACTGACGGACACGCGGACAGACGGATCCCCCCGCGCCCCCGGACCTTAGCAACGGTACGCGCGGGCCATGTGGGGACCCGGGGTCACGGCCGAGGGCCTGTCGGTGGCGCCGGCGCCGCCaccgctgctgccgctgctgctactgctggCGCTGGCGCTGGTGGCGCCCTCGCGGGGCGGCGGGGGCTGCGCGGAGCTGGCGTGCGGCGAGCGGGAGCGCTGCTGCGACGCGGCCAACGCCACCGCGGTGCGCTGCTGCAAGCTGCCGCTGCACGCCTTCCTCGACAACGTGGGCTGGTTCGTCCGCAAGCTCTCCGGGCTGCTCATCCTGCTGGTGCTCTTCGCCATCGGCTACTTCTTGCAGCGCATCATCTGTCCCAGCCCACGCAGGTACCCGCGCGGACAGGCGCGACCGGGGCCACCGGGGGGCGCCGGGCAGCCGGGGGCCGCGCGGCCGCCCGACGACAACGACGACGACGACTCGCCCGCGCTGCTGCGGGACGAGGCGGCCGCCGGCTCTCAGGACTCGCTGCTGGACAGTGGAGGCGGTGGCCGGGGCCGGGCAGGCGGCGGGCGCTCGGCCCCTTCCTGCGCCTCGGAGCAGGAGCTGCGCGTAGTGTCGCCGGTCTTCCTGCAGCTGCCCAGCTACGAGGAGGTCAAGTACCTGCCAACCTACGAGGAGTCCATGCGGCTGCAGCAGCTCAGTCCCGGGGAGGTCGTGTTGCCCGTGTCAGTGCTCGGCCACCCGCGAGGTGGAGGCGCCGGGGAGTCCGACGGCGGCGGCGAGGTCCGCTTCCCGCTCATCTGAGCGGCCGGGGCTTCGCGAGGACCACGCGGACAGAACCGGGCCTGGGGCTACGGGTAGGACGCAAGGCCGAGGgggccgcggccgccgccgccagTTGTCTCAGACCCCGCCTGTCGCCCGGAGACTGGGTTCGGGccatccccacccccgcctcccccgGGATGTTAAGTTTCCCTACGTTTCATTCGGTTCAAGGAAACGTTAGGCACGCGCGGCGGGGGCGACAGCAGCAGACGAGCCCAGAGCGCAACTTTGGAGGACGTCCCCGCCCTAAGCCTCGCCTCGGCTTGAGTTCACTTGTAAGTGCCTGCTTCCCGAATCAGAGAACATATGAGCTTCGGGAGAAGGGCAGTAACCTTTAGGGATGAAGCGAGAGGGACGCAGTTCCACTCCTTTCCCTCTCGCCTGGACAGGTAAAGGTCTCCCAGGATGGGCGGAGGGCGAGGAGGTGAGCCGTGACTGGAGACTGATGCGCGCGGGTCTGGAAGAGCAGCACCTAGGTGTGGTCGAATCCCTCCCTTGCGGAGAACCCAAGAAAACCCTTCCGTGTCCTCCTGGCCAAGCATAGTCACAGCTCACAGGTTGGTGGGGGAGAGCCGTGATATCCGGTTAGTTGCCGTACTTATGCAGCAATTACGCGTATCCAGGACCATACTCGTAATAAGGTACAGTTGAACTTTTGATTTTTCAATAACTGagaagatatttatatttatttgtcctTTATATTTTTACCATGTAGTAAACGCATCCGGAGGGTATCTCCACAGTTAATGACAAGATAATCATCTTAGCCCCTTTGTTAGGCCTTAATGGCCCAGAAATGGTCTACACTCTATCATTACTGTTTAATAAAATGTtggacattatttcatttacaatgggaaaaagaagagGCATGGTCAAACGAGAAAACATGTGTGATTAAAAACATGAAGGATACCTTATTTTCACTATTtgagaagaatatattttatttttagtactgTGGCATAATATATAACTTTTTATAATAACCATACATTATGTATGTAGTCAAGGTCATAGTTATATGTAAAAAGGATTCATACATGTATGCCATACCATGAAGCATGATGTCATGCACTTTTCCCTCCATTTTCCATTTGGAATACACTTCACAACATGATACAAAGCATAATTTGTTGTGACTTGTAACTTTTGTTTAAAGCCATAATTGTGCAGTAAGGTACTACAGAAGGATTCAACCTATCTTAAGAAAAAAACGTGTCATTGTATCAGTTCTACCATTCTGTGAAATGTCCTTTCAGCAAATGGTAATATAAAGtaatatattaaaatgcattatgtataacatacatatgcatatcGTATATGTACAGTAAACACATTGTATATCATATAATTATTCCAGTTTGTGAttatcatgaaagaaaaagaaggaaaacaaatacaaaaggtTTCTCTTCTTGGGGAAGGATGAGTATTACATTGAGAAAAACTACACAGTGGACCTCACACATGTATCTAGACAAGTTGTTCTTATGATTGAAAAGTTCTGACAATCCTGAGAAATCTTAAAATATCTGAATTGTATTAGAAGAAAATGATTTGAttactttaaactttttaaagctgATTGAAAAAGTCTGCCAGTTCTAAGAAATCTTAAGATGTCTGAATTGTAAGAGAAGAGAATGGTTTACTCTAAACTTCTAAAAGCTAATGACCCTGTCATTAAAGAGAATCATTTGAAGTgtattaaaacagaaaacattaaaaCCTTTCTCTATGCAAATTGTATTAGATGTGTGACTATATGgtaatgtattaaaatatgaaatgtgtgtctttatcatttaaaagcaattttaagcTGTGAATTGGCAAAAGCATCAGCAGTTGAGACTATATCAAATTTTTTGAGAATGGTACAGGatttaatgaaatcacattatatTGAATAATCACAAATATTAATGTTACTCAAACACTACGTTTTAATTACATGTGGCTGTCAGTACCACCCACCGTTCAGACAAACCGGAAAGTTGCCTTATTCCTTTAATGATTTATTCTTTGAGGGAACACTGTTTTAGACACTTTTAAAAACTCACCCATATCTGAAACATCAACATGAATATCCAAGTACCAGTATATAAAGTATATCCTCTATGTTGTTACTACCAACATCTAGAAGTGTACAACAAAATCTTGTGAAAATACACGTAAAATATGAATCAAGATGTTTTCCTTGTACCAGCTATGGAACATTTCTCTCCCTAAAATTCAGAATGTCTATAATGTGACACCAATCATGCAATGAGATTCTACTAAATTTTAAAGTTACAACAAGTTTTGCACTTGTTTTTTTCCTACACGTCACACAAGCTTTTATTCACATCCCCCAGTTCAATAAAAAATGAGTttactttggtttttttcttgtaattcatTGATTTACCAAGCATGATTCTGTTCAGGCATAATTTTGTTGGGGGGGCGGAATCCTGAAAAGCTATTTTTATTAGTGATAAATTAACATATCTCATggtaatacacacacatatttaacaCACCATATTACTACACACAGAACCCATGTGTTCACAACACTAGAATACCTggatagaaacatttttaaagcactaaCGGCAATATCTTGGTGGTCAGTTTTATAGATTTCACCTGGAAGTTATTTATTACATAGAACTAGTAGAAAATAGAAATGTAGAAAATAGTTTTATTCTTTCACCTGAAAATAAATCATGATAAGATgctgattttacttatttttaatattctatatatagtatagaATGCAGATGTAGCTATATGGATACAGacatatctatatagatatacagTCTGTGACTGATATCTTTTGCAAGGCTGCTACATACCATATCTTAAACAAAGCCACCTGGAAATGCCAGGTTCTCCAGTACTAACGAACTTTCGCTCCTGGTTTTCAGTTATCAAACTAATTCACGTACTAAAACAtttcagacatttttattttcattgacttCTCATGAGTAGGGAAATAATGGCCCTGGATATGGTAAGAATCCATctggaatgagagaaaacatGATTGATTTTCTAAatcgtgtgtgtatatgtatataatcaccAGTTGCTTAAAAGCAATTTGTAATGGTG encodes the following:
- the C4H3orf80 gene encoding uncharacterized membrane protein C3orf80 homolog, giving the protein MWGPGVTAEGLSVAPAPPPLLPLLLLLALALVAPSRGGGGCAELACGERERCCDAANATAVRCCKLPLHAFLDNVGWFVRKLSGLLILLVLFAIGYFLQRIICPSPRRYPRGQARPGPPGGAGQPGAARPPDDNDDDDSPALLRDEAAAGSQDSLLDSGGGGRGRAGGGRSAPSCASEQELRVVSPVFLQLPSYEEVKYLPTYEESMRLQQLSPGEVVLPVSVLGHPRGGGAGESDGGGEVRFPLI